The genome window ATTTAGCAAAGAATATGTTAGACAGTCAGCAAATCAATTGAAAGCAAACCAGTCATACTTGAAGTTGCCAGAAAGCATGATGCTGAaagtttttaataaatgtttgtcaaaaaatattttcccaCATATACTGTCAAAGTCTGTCATTCTAGCCAGTGCAGAGAAGAAACAACCCTGTCCCATGCCTCGACtcaaaacacccacacacacacacacacacatgtttgtatgtttgaaatgtttgtgtatatatatatatatatatatatatatatatatatatatatatatatatatatatatatatatgtatatatatatatatatatatacaaacatttcaacatcattCTGGGAAggtgaaagacatttttaatacatgaagGAGAGTACTGCTTGACAAAGGGTGCCTAATGGCTTATTATACCAACAGTCCATATCCAGTGAGTCAGACCAGGTATTGAGTCTCACATTTGGATAATTTTGTATCTGCTTAGCATACTGTACAGGCTTGAAGTTTGCTTACTAACTAACTTAGAGCaactacatttcattttttacagaGTCATACTAATCCAGCATGGTTTAAGGTTGCTCTTGTCAGATGTCTAGTTCTAGCAGATTGTGACTCAGGCCATGACGTCTTGGATCAAGTGGTAGCACTCGATGCACAAAGTGTGAGTTGACAGAGCACAGGACTACAGCCAGACAAGGAGAGACTGACTAGGTTTGTATAACATCGATGCTGATGATGTGTGATGGACAGTGTGATGCGTTTTGATATGAAGATGCCgaccacattatcatcaccatcttgttgctgctgttaacATTCACCCTGACACAGACTCAAAAGCTGCACTacttttttatgtatatttgtacCTAAATAAGGGTATAAATGTTCTGTTACTTATGTAACAtggattttcatttcataatcCAACCCTGTGTTATATAATGATGGATAAATTACCTTGTACCTTGTATGATTATGATCAGCAACTTACTAACTTTGAGTGTAATTCAGCTTTCAGTAACGTTAATGGTGTTATACCAACTTGGTCTTACACATAACCTGAATTCAGAGTACATGTATTAGAAGATGAGTGATGTGAAATCTCATCATAATGTATTTACAGAAAGGGTGAAATACCATTTGAGATGCTCTGTATAAGATTTTATGGTTTGGTGATGAAAGTGCACACATCAAGGCCGGCAAGAAGCAACTCCACCCGTCACAGGCGCtgtttccacttcctgtcattgACCTTTTATGCAGCGACCCCATAACACAGTTTCCACTCAGCGTCCTACTCAGGATCTAAAGTAATTGTGAAACTGTCATGTTTGCTATAGAATCAATACTGATAACTAATGGAGACACTAAAAAAAgggtcttttgtcttttttaagttTCATACAACTAAACCAGTCAGTAAATGCATTACCATGGTGTGAAGGCACTCACTGACATGTGAATttcaacactgaaatgaaacttGTACCACAAAGACAGATAAGACACAATTTATAgaaaattataaaatatttacagtcaTACAAAGTCATTTACACAATTAAGTAAAGGTAAGTAAATTGATATACAAGATATACATGCTGTCAAACAGGCTGAGAAAATGCTGGAAGAGTCCGTTGAGTAGATCCTCACCCACTTTCCTTGGTCTGCACACGTTCGAAGTAATCAAAGGATTCATACACTGCTACTTGGCACtgaaagagatagagagatacaAAGAATTGCAGCAAGCACACATTATACTGTATAACTGCAGTGTGGCGTCTGTCAGCATGCATCAAATAAGGCAAATATTAAAGGGCTTGAGGGTTTGTGGCATGCAAAGGTCAATTGAAGAACTGGCACATTTTGTCAAAAACAGGATGTCAGTTATATTTCATAATGATGACTCAACTTTGGAAGTTACTGCTCTACAGTAACTGTGACCCaacaatgaaaattcagtcattatttacattaCAGTGTAATGGTGTGCAAGCCACCCAGTATGTAGAATGTACCAACAGAAAATTTAGTGTCTTGAATCCTTCATCTCATCATGACTTGTTACTCGAAATAGTTTGAGAGCTTTCTTTGTCAATTAAATAACACTTGGTGCTGTCATGGCAGGAGATACTACTATGCATATTCACACTATTCACCACATATTGGCCAGAGATACTACTATGCATATTCACACTATTCACCACATATTACCCCACCTGTCTCACAGTTCAGTGGACACATTATTCAAACCCTTCATAAAAAGCAATGATAGGACGACCAAGACAGCAACATACCTACCAAAAGTGGGTTGGAGAACATATAGCCAATACCATGTATGTGATGTATGTTTATTCTCTCCGCTAAACTATTAGCAGACTGCTGGTCAGCTTGcgccacacattttttttccccctttccagATTGCTACTGTTAGACTCCATACAACATTTGTGCACTGGTGTCTTTGCAGGCAGTGCTGACACACTCACCCACTGAGAAGAGCCTCTGGAGGAACTGGTGCTGTGTTTGTCCATGTCTGCCTCCTCAGAGTCAATATGTGGAACCTCGTAGATCACCCTGGCTGCTGTTGCTAAAACCAtgggacacagacacacacataaatgattTATATGATTGTTGCACAAAAATACCTACAAATGCCACacttgtcacatttttttaaaggttgtgtGTTGCTCATTAAACATCAAGTAAATACGTTACTTTATCCAGGTTTCTGTGTTAAATTCATGCAGGTTGCCCTCACTCAAGCTATGTAGTAGTTTGATAGATGAACAGTAAACACATAATGTGTATACATTACTTTCTGCCGGAACAAAAGTAAATGTCTGATACTGGTAATGGAGAATAAAATATGTTGTCACTTTTCCATGAATGAAGATTAGATGGATTAGTTAAGTACAGCAGAGTGGTAGCATCAGGTGTCCAGGCAGCTGGCAATCAAAGTGTGTTCATTGTCAACAGTGAAGTGGTTCAGTTGGTTCAGAAATGACAGATTAGCTGTATGAGGAGAAAGACATGCTACTGCAGACAATCAGAAATGTtccaaaatgtgtcaaaatggcACATGTTCTCTGTACTTAAATCTCTCTAATTTTGTTTAAAGTTGGCAGAGTTAGTGTTCAGATTTGCTATGGTTCGCTAGAGATTCTGAGCTACAGCTGTATCATTCCTCAGGGATATTcattctaaaaaataaaaaatgtctttcatttaTGCTGTGTGCCAAACTAATTTTCTTGGACCAAGTGACATATACACTCATCCTTacacaataaacaaatattttgtgttcCTTTTTTATGATACCTTGATTATTTAAATAGACCTTGTAGTTAAGGAAATATGCTCAATTAGTTGTAAATTAGTACAAAATAGAGGCTAGACATCATTGGGTAGTAGTCCATCCAGCATAATGCTAGAAGACAGCGATGTCAGAGCGAATTTCAGCTTTGTCATGATTTGAGCtataaatcagtcctctttattcaattaaataatatttaaaatcacattaagTCATTTTTATCCTTTCTATCTAGAAATGGTTATCACACTTTTTGCTTGATGCCATTTGGTCTTCTACACAATTTAATGACTCTcctgtattgtatttgtatgtcTTTCCAACATAATTAaacaattttaattttctgGGATAAATGGGACGACTGTCTCTATCCATGCTAACCTCAGTTGTCTTTAAAGCTGgtctaatcaatatttttatgttaaCAATCTCAACAATTTGAAATAGCAAGAAAGCAGGTATCTTTCTCAAATGTAGTGACCAAAACAGAtgtaaaaggagagtgaatattgtaGATGCATTCATAAAATTGCCCAACTCATGACTCTAAAACATAGAGCTGCTCTGTGCCTGACAGATGTGTAACAGTGTTTGCTAACTCTGTGTATGGTGTTATTATGTCACTGttattttttcctgctttttgtgtaaccaaaacataaatgaatataGGTTTAAGAATGTAATTTTTAGATAATTTTAGTTAGTCTTTAAAGTGTAGTAAGGTTTAATATCAATTCCAATTGGTCAAAATTATAGTTTTTTACTTATCAGTCAAACTTAAGAACTCAAGTTGCTGCTCTGCTATGGTCTATCATACTATTATTATCTTTCATACTGCGTCACTGAATCTTAAATTTGCTCAAGACAAACTAATGATAAAACTAGACAAGCtaatgattttgatttgtattgATTGTGTTGTCTGAATTTTCCTCTTTGCttaagctttgtttttgttttgtttttattctaataaTTATACGTGCTGTTggtttttactgtttcacaaCATGAACTGAAGCAAATGATCTTCTGTTCATATTTCCCAGCCTCTGGGGTAAATTCAGGACTGCGCAAACGTGTTTCTCAGCCCACCACTCAAAATCACTaagcttttattctttttgaaACAGGTGTTGGCTAATTTCTGCTTTCCGAGACAGTGGACTGTGTAAAGCAACTACACAGGGGTGTCAAATTCAGTTACTGAAAAAGCCAtcttaaaagatgaaaaggaaaaaaaaaattataatatatGTTTGTCACCTATAATACTAGTGAAGTACAGCAGatatttgggttttttaaaaCATCCCAATGAATTTGAAGCAAATGCAATTTAGTTTGTGACATTCAGGGctttgaaaaaatacattagattaaataaataatatttcagaTCATTTTATTATTGGTTTTGGTTCAAATTCCTCaccatgatttttatttttttttactttctaccTAAGAAACTAAACCTATGAAACACTTCTGCATGGCTCCTGAGGAAAGTAAAACGCATGCTTTAGTTTTGTCATGCAGGTGAACCAGTCACTAATGGCTTGAATACTATCAGacactacattttctttttgtacctCGTTTCTTTCGCAGATTGTAGAAACAGGCAAGAGCAAGGAGGAGCGATGGTGTCACCACAGCCAGGCAGATGATTATGTAGAGTGTCAGAGAACTGTTTGGAGGTCCTTCTTGTGAGAAAAAGTTAAACACAACTAGTACAATGATAATAACAGGGTTGACATTTTAGATAAGTTAAAATCTTGTACAAACCAAAGCCCATTCTGAATGCACATCATTATAAGTCTATCCATTGACAGATCAAGATATTAGTCTAACCGTATAGTCATGTTAGTGGTGTTTTGCCACATACCTTCTACTGTGTCATCCGTTGCATTCACCCTGGATGTAACTGTGATGACAGTACCATTTCCTTTAACCTCGAGGTGAAATGGTATCTCTATATTCACCTTGCAGGTGTATCTCTCTGAATCCTCTCTTGTTATATTGATAAAGGTCTTGTTTGAACAATCAGATGTGTTCTTTTGCAGAGAGCTTTCAGGCTTTTTCATCAAAATCCCATGACCCATActtgtttgatttttcagcCACGTAACTGTTGCTCTTTGAAATTCCCCTGTCAAGCAGCAGGCGATGTTTACTGTCTCGCCCTCCCTGACAGAGACATCAGAACTCTGGGTCACAAGAAATTTGACTGATGAAGCACCtataaaaaaacagagtgatATGTAATTGCACTCTGCAGACATGGCAACACATGGTAACAACCAAATAAAGAGGTTGTGCCATGCCACTAACCCAAATTATAAGTGGAAATTGTTGAGTTTTTACTTACTCCAAGATGAGAGGGCACAGAGGGAGGCGAGTAGCAGACTGCTGAGTAGAAGCTTCATCTTTCCACGCTGATTCACTACAGACAACTGACACTCATCTCTTCATCACTGCTCAAAGTCcttcccaccacacacacacacgcgcgcgcgcatACACATGAGCACAATACATACTGGGCATCATCTTTTCTTCAGCTTTCCTCTGTATTTTCTGCAGAGAAGTGTGAAAACCACATCTTGTgttccttcctctctcacatAGAAGGCAGCTTTAGTTCCTCTATCATACATTCACAAGTGTTTCCCCCTTTTGTGTGGAGTTCCTGTTTACtttactgaagaaaaaaatattttttcttattttaattgAAATCAGAATGATGGCAGGATGGTCTTTGCCCAGGCCCGTGTTTCAATAATCACATTTGGTATTTCTCACACTGAAGCCACTCCTCCCaagtttgtcttatttttttagtttctttaaGTTAAGTGAACCACAATTGGAGCATCTCAAGAATTTAACTTTGAGTAACAGACTGtattttgcagatttatttAGTAAAAGCCCCTTTAAGTACAGTTTTTATATGAATATACATTGGGAATCGATATTGatcattaattaaaaatattattagtTAATAAAATTGTTATAGTTAATGAAACGTAGGTAAttatgtaagggataatgcccttcGAGGTGGGCGTTGGACGGTTCTTAGGCCTCCGCGTCGTCCATTAACTCCTTTTTATGGACACCTCGAAGGGCATTATCCcgcttataccatggtcacttgccaaagaaaatagaccattaatttatatttccatgcattttacaatcaaaatatagtttttcacaagccataactAGGTTTCCCTGGTAAcacctgagggtttgactaatacccAGAACAATCATTACCCTCCCGTAAGGTTCTTATGCAATGGAAGCggtgttcactcctccagtaaataggacggaCCATAGATACGACTTGGCAAAGGTAGATATTCAAGTCCGCTGAGCGATAAGCCAGAAAGCTAACACTATtctagcaagattcaaagtcaaagtcaagacATTGTGTacggttgacaaacagtaaatataatttgacagcatGCTAGCAATCAAGACCAGTTAGCTAACcagtcattgtccccaaatcaatatcaagattttcacgaACAAATGATCGTGTGTAACATTACTGTGGCCGCAGCCTTAAGTTGAGTGCTGGACAGCAAACGGGATGTGAGCTTACTCGCGTATCAGTAAgtttagaggggaagtgtactttctgcagcttgtgttaacaataacaataacaataacatattCAGATTTGATACACCAGCTAGTGCATTGATTTACAGTGGTGAACAGTCAATTTGAGtggaactacttagtaggtgtccatatatcaggggataatggacaccctgcagccaatcagaatggagtattcccccagaccatggtataagaTTCATTAATGAACACGGGGCACCACCCTGAAATCagggatcaataatcaaatgataCATCTTTAGTCTCAAAGCCTGAAATTAGTCAAATTGTAAATTTTAtgaaattattaataattagaTAAGAGGGACGTGTGAATCAGAGCACTGACCATTTCAATCAGCTGTTACGATAATATGGCATTTTGCAAAATAATCACGGATGCTGCTCAGTAAAAATTAACAGTGTTTATTAGCttttctccaaaaccacaaacCACCTACTTTAACAGCTGCATGTaaggtccttccttcctgctgctgtcagactctacAACAGCACTGCTCCCcatagacctcaccctgtactctgcactgtgcaatatgTCTGTACAaaactcatttctgtttttgcactcTGGTCAGTTtccttaacacccatatttagGGCCggagcaggtctcgacctgcaaggtccctattgtttttcaaaggattttttaaaacatttttcttatgTCAAAATGAtggcatttttcactgcctgaacataccccaaaactcaccaaacttggaatataagtcacacctggcgaaaaattttagAATCTATTGTTGTcttgaatttccaccactaggtggtgctacAATTAAGGGAAGTACATTTTGGCtcataactcccatatactttgtcgcacattcaaaaaccttatatccacacgTTCAGTGGATTGTGCTGAATCAAGTGGTCTAGGCCACAAGTGCAAGAGCATCTGAGCATGTGATCTTGTCTTACTAAATCTGTCTTTTAAACTTTCTGACTTTTCAACCCTATAGTCAGCCCCAAGTCCATTAACTCTGACTAATTCATCAAATGTTACTCCAACTGGAGACAACTGTGCTTTTGTTGGGGATTATTTTTTCAGCTGCCTGTTAATACACGTTTGGGGCTCTAGTGAGTACATGGGGCAGCAGGACGGTGTATGTGGCACCAAATCATACTGTGCTGAAGTGCTGCACTCACAGAGTACATTTAAAGCAGTTTCTTCCCTGCCACCTCACAGGCATATCTCCCTAAAACATCTTATGTTCTGTTCGCAAAGTCCATAGCCTCCTTTGTCACACATCCTTGAAATCTATTCTTCAAGCTGATAACCTCTGAGAGCAAGAGGCTCTTTATCTTTTTCCACTCTACTATTGACGTTACTGACATCAGACAGCTCATGGCTGTCTTCACCTCTGTTCTTATTTTCCTCCTCaatttctctctcatctccaccctcttcttcttagtcttcttctgttctttgttCCAAAGGGATTTTATTTCCAGGAGCCACTGAAATATGAATTCTTTGATTAGTTATTCATACTGCACTGATGATGTAGACATCATATCATCATGAGGGAGTTCAATGAAAGAAATAATCTACCTTGCTGAGCTTTGGTCCCCAACTTGTTGAGGCAGAAGAAGGATGTATGGGAGAGCAAGTATGGGCAGACACCTCATGACATGGATTAACACTTCTTCCCAGTGAGACTCTGTGTTGTCGTCTGAATGTGCCtcttgtgagaaaaaaataatattacaacGATAATGACATTAACAGGgccaaaaaataatttttttgtGGTTTCTATGTGTCACGCTGGGGTTAAAAGCGGAagactatggaaaggggaggtgggagttggacccaaatgcagttacacatgGAAGGCAAGGATAtgggaaacaaaaagcaagagCCGGAGTCAAAGTGAAGCCGGGAGGGTGAatgaagaccactggcaggtgtcgaccgggcCACCAATTGAGGACCGATGGCAGGTGTCGACTGGGCCGCCGACTGAGGACCAATGACAGGTGTCGACTGGGacgccgactgagggccactggctgTTGTTGACCGGGCCaccgactgagggccactggctggtgtcAGCCACACCATTAGCGGAGCAAACCCGGCAAGCGTTGGCTGGGCAGTTGACAATGGAGCTTGGGCTCCAGAGCCagacttcagggagccaggacaCGGCCAAGAACGTTGCTTTCTTGATGGGGCACTTTGTAGGCCGGGTTCCCCAGAAAGGAGACATTTCAGTTGAGGCCGGAGCTGTGGCATGGGTTTGGGCTGTGGCCTGGAAGAAAAGGTGGCTAGCAGCCATCTGCCATGCCCTGCTGGTGGGGTTAGTTACAAAGTCCTGGTACCAGCGAATAATCTCCAGGCCATTAACTACTGGGTCCATCTTATATGGTCCGGTCATTTTGTCACGCTGGGGTTAAAAGgggaagactatggaaaggggaggtgggagttggacc of Acanthopagrus latus isolate v.2019 chromosome 10, fAcaLat1.1, whole genome shotgun sequence contains these proteins:
- the LOC119027815 gene encoding uncharacterized protein LOC119027815 isoform X1, which translates into the protein MKLLLSSLLLASLCALSSWSASSVKFLVTQSSDVSVREGETVNIACCLTGEFQRATVTWLKNQTSMGHGILMKKPESSLQKNTSDCSNKTFINITREDSERYTCKVNIEIPFHLEVKGNGTVITVTSRVNATDDTVEEGPPNSSLTLYIIICLAVVTPSLLLALACFYNLRKKRATAARVIYEVPHIDSEEADMDKHSTSSSRGSSQWCQVAVYESFDYFERVQTKESG
- the LOC119027815 gene encoding uncharacterized protein LOC119027815 isoform X2; the protein is MKLLLSSLLLASLCALSSWSASSVKFLVTQSSDVSVREGETVNIACCLTGEFQRATVTWLKNQTSMGHGILMKKPESSLQKNTSDCSNKTFINITREDSERYTCKVNIEIPFHLEVKGNGTVITVTSRVNATDDTVEGPPNSSLTLYIIICLAVVTPSLLLALACFYNLRKKRATAARVIYEVPHIDSEEADMDKHSTSSSRGSSQWCQVAVYESFDYFERVQTKESG